Proteins co-encoded in one Malus sylvestris chromosome 7, drMalSylv7.2, whole genome shotgun sequence genomic window:
- the LOC126627848 gene encoding uncharacterized protein LOC126627848: MACCTSAPPLPPTLSNPCGSGSVKPSRLSWASSFPNFGVFFNCTTSPPNRIHTPNKDSFIRAAWTRRSRGEAANRPNRKSWSQRTDMYMRPFLLDVFFSKRFIHAKVMHRGTSKVISVASTNSKDLRYSLPSLTDNEACRVVGTLIAERCKDADVFAMSFEPKKNERIEGRLGIVLDTIKDNGIVFV, translated from the exons ATGGCCTGCTGCACATCAGCTCCTCCTCTGCCGCCGACGCTGTCAAACCCCTGTGGAAGTGGTTCGGTGAAACCCAGCCGGCTCTCATGGGCATCTTCCTTTCCTAATTTCGGCGTCTTCTTCAATTGCACCACAAGCCCTCCTAATCGCATTCACACCCCCAACAAG GATTCCTTCATTCGAGCTGCATGGACCCGGAGATCTCGAGGCGAGGCTGCAAATAGACCTAATAGGAAATCATGGAGTCAAAGGACAGATATGTACATGAGGCCATTTTTACTGGatgttttcttttcaaaacgATTCATCCATGCCAAAGTGATGCACAGGGGTACCAGCAAAGTGATATCCGTGGCCAGCACAAACTCCAAGGATTTGAGGTATTCGTTGCCGTCGCTTACCGATAACGAGGCATGTCGAGTTGTAGGAACCCTGATTGCAGAGAGGTGCAAGGATGCTGATGTGTTTGCAATGTCTTTTGAACCCAAAAAGAATGAGAGGATTGAGGGTAGGCTTGGAATCGTTCTCGATACCATTAAGGATAATGGCATCGTATTTGTTTAG